The genome window GATATGAGGAACGAAGCTTCTACGCAAGTCACACTTATAAGCTACGTTAGAAATAGTAAAAGGAactcagaaacaaacaaacgagcagccgcagccccaccaactctagaaaacaaagaagaaaatcaagggaggaacgccactcgccaaaacccaTGCAAGGTGCCGGCCGTCCTTAGGTAGTTTACCATATATCACGAGTTGCCATCCAGACACACATAAGGAAGGTATTGAAGACTTCCTGGAAAATAAGTGTAACCAAATTTCCAATGTGAAAgctttcaaaacaaaaatgacacacaATTATTACTCAAGCTTTACAATCActataaggggcaaagatataatcCCAGACGTTTTTCCCAACAATGTAAAGGTATTCCAAAATAGGAACAAGTACAAAGACTTCACCATGAAATATCAagcatcagcatcccaaactttcatgtttacagatgtgatgcaggacatGGAGTTGAAGTCTGCATATATgaaagcgatacccttaaatcaaataagatctcttCTGCAACTGTAAAATATACAGCgatagaggacatctgggtaatgTACAAAGCAGTATGCATCCTTctttcctcgtcggcacaatctacagataacctcatgccaccacagaatcatttgactaccttgaaaatattttcagagaaataaaaagaagacctCTTCATACCTCAGGTGATTTAAAAAacgatctaaataaaccaaatacaaagttaaatttgataattaacaaataaaaattaaaacaatttaTAAAGAATCCTACaaagattacagaaaacacctcatccatattagctgttataataacaaacagacccgatgtTATAGTTCACTAAAACCTCTCGAAACCTAACGCATTACGATCCTGAGTCACTCTGCCAACACATTATAGCCAATGaatcgtcactgtcagagatcttaacaacagaGGATgttgacagacaagttaatattcttacaaatgtgataaagaacggcctcgatgcctcCGTTCCTTTTAAAACAAAGACAGATAGGCGTCCTCCCGTCCCCTGGATAAaagacaacattaagagggccataaataatttaaataatactaacaaacctctcaagataaacagatctgacgccacccttcaggctgactacaatcataaaaatagaaatgtcagaacatagcaaaaatacccagatacagttatatatttccaaggttgctacatcaaacccagcacaacagtaaaaaatctaggtgtacacgtagacagatacatgccATTCGAAACACACATTGATcatatctacagaaaagtaatgggcactgaGACATACTTGAATCATATCAAAACTAAAATACCCACAGAagcaagaattgctgttatacaaacactagcacttagtatccttaattactgtctaaacatttggggctccacaaacaaaacaaatacaaaggacacagaaactacagaacttcgcggcaggAGTAGCAATGTGATTGAATAAATATGACCATATCACACCACatgtaaacaaactaaaatggctaaaagtacaacagaaattcACTATGACACATGTATTCTAAGCCATAAAATTATACAAGGATATTACCataattggctattacctatacaaacaacaaataacaaaacatatgTCCATACAAGACAAAATAACTTATATATCAAACGACCGAATGCAGatccggggcaagaaatatgcaaatccgaggactgatgatctggaaccaactaccagaaaacattaaaaatatctccaaccaaaagacatttaaaacaaaagtgaaaaaaacatcTACTGAAGTCAATGAAGTCAAGCGAAGCACGAAATTTCAGTAatttgtgatattaatgttctgtctaatcttgtTGAACAAGCATTGTATATAACAAGTATATAACatcttattacataatgtaagcagtgtaaatattatatgtaaatgtgatacccattgtaattaatagaATAAAGTGTTttcaatttgaatttgaactctctctctctttctgtgtatgtatgtgtatatgcgtgtgtgtgtctcttagatcctctctctctttctctctgtggtgcgatctcgtctagtaatattgttgacccgcgttcaaatcccgcaacgccagtggatggtaacctcgtCCATCCTTTGCACAGAGGGGGTAATTTAGAGGCAAATTAAATAGACGCCTgtcgcaccaagaataaccaATACAACATATGGAATATAACTAAAttgttttagtttattattattactctctctctctttctttctctctctctctctctttctttctttctttctctatctatctatctatcttctttcctttctatacCTATAACCAAATCTCACCAAACATCCATCTCGAAAcagacaacaataaaacaaatccaaagagaaattataaacaacaaaaaaataaacaaaaagacaaaacttaaacgaaaacgaaagagagagagagagaaagagagagagagagagaaagagagtgagagagagagagagagagagaaacagaataattCAACAAATTTTAAAACCCTCCACCAGCGacctttatccccttccccccttcccctaccctccccccccccccccaaccgcccaTCTCTGTGAAAGCCGCTATTAGACCGAATCATCACGCAGGTTATTGTTCGTAGTGATTGGAAGCCCAATTAATCGACCTCAGATCTCGCGAATGGATCTGGCTAATGCGTCCTTGTGTGTCCCTGCGTGTCCCTGCGTGTCCCTCGGTGTCCCTGCGTGTCCCTCGGTGCCCCTGCGTGTCCCTGCATGTCCCTCGGTGTCCCTGCATGTCCCCCGGTGTCCCTGCGTGTCCATCGGTGTCCCTGCGTGTCCCTCGGTGCCCCTGCGTGTCCATCGGTGTCCCTGCGTGTCCCTCGGTGCCCCTGCGTGTCCATCGGTGTCCCTGCGTGTCCCTCGGTGCCCCTGCGTGTCCATCGGTGTCCCTGCGTGTTCATCGGTGTCCCTTCGTGTCCTTCGGTGTCCCTGCGTGTTCATCGGTGTCCCTGCGTGTCCCTCGGTGTCCCTGCGTGTCCCTCGGTGTCCCTGCGTGTTCATCGGTGTCCCTGCGTGTCCCTCGGTACCCCTGCGTGTCCCTCGGTGTCCCTGCATGTCCCTCGGTGCCCCTGCGTGTCCCTCGGTGTCCCTCAGTGTCCCTCGGTGCCCCTGCGTCTCCCTCGGTGTCCCTGCGTGTCCCTCGGTGTCCCTGCGTATCCCTCGGTGTcccttaatatcattaatatcttttgtTTCAATGAATGGAACTGATGGCCACTGATCATTAAATGTCACTAACTGTAAGGGTATTATTCAGtgcttttttgcttttcttctctttttaatttctttttctcttcctttcttttttctttttctttttctttttctttctttttccttatcatgaccatcactattattgttattatcgtcatcgtcatcgtcatcatcatcatcatcgtcattatcagcatcagcatcaccatcatcatcatcatcattattagtgtcattattatcattatcatcactattactatttaccattatcattatttttatcattattatcattgttattattgtcattataattatcatcattattactattactatcattttcattactattgtcgttatcattatcattattattgttattattattatcattaatgttatcaaaattattattattatcatcattgctattattgttattttcataattattattattgttattaatataattactgcctactgttattatattattattatcactatcattatcgttatcatcatcatcatcatcattgtcgttgccattactatcgttattattattattatcgttgttgttactatcattataatgatgataataattatcattattgttattattattgttatcattattgttatcattattgttgttgttataactattattatcataatcattatcattatcattattattattattattattatcattattattggtgctatcattattatcattatgattgtttcacattttcatcatcattctttgtCATTTTTACAGTATAACGTTTCAAAAAAACGGTCTATATTTGTTAcaaagtaaatgtaaaaaaaatatcaatactcTATTGCAACGCGCCGGTACTAAAGCCTCTTTGATTTGCATAATCCAAAAAATCCTCTTGTAAATGTGGGACAGAACGCTCCTCCTCTAATTACGaaaggtaggaaaaaaaaatattaactagAAAATCTTTATCATAAGTTCATTTTTAGGAATATTAAAATGAGACTAATTGCTTCTCAAGTCGCTGTGCTGTGATGCATTTCATTCGGTATTTCTTTGCAAGTCTGTTTCATTACCGATGTGAATGTTaattaatctcattatcattcgGGGTTTATGCTGAGATAGGACCACGTGGCAAATGTTATTCTCATAAAAAGTATTCATTTTTTGCATCATTTgtagattttcttttgtttgtcagGATAAAAAATGAGATATGCACTATACTTCAAGTCTTGCTCATCAAGTAAGATCAAGCTACTCAACTGATTCAAGGATTTTGCAACATCAAGTGCATGATTATATTATCAAATACTCTCTATTTTTAGAAACAACCCTGGTTTCGCTTTTTATACAATGGTCATGAAAACAGCAATTATTTTAGAAGTAATTACCCTGATGTTCTTTACTTTCACATGattctaaaaatatatttatatctcgttACTTCAGGCACAAATACATGATTATATGTGAGTGCATGAGTATACATGCGGATATACACCCGGCCaaatacgtgtgtatttataaacactcacacttattcaattacacacacacacacacacacacacacacacatatatatatatgtgagtgtatatatcatatagtataaAAATTTGCTCACCCTTCTGTCACGAGTGGCCATGGATTTGCACTCTGAAGCGTCATGACATCAGAGTTGGCACTGGAACAATCTCTCACACAGCTGTTCAACCTAGTCATGTGTCGTCACTTTGCAGCGGCTCTGGAGTATCCTCTCTAGTGTGTAGACAAGGGTGATATGGAAGACAAGCTGTTTCCCATAAGGCACATTACTAATGTAAGCTAAGGAAagggtatacacacatacatttacatatatatgtatatatatatatatatatatatgtgtgtgtgtgtgtgtgtgtgtgtgtgtgtgtgtgtgtatgtgtgtgtgtgtgtacacaaaaacTTGCGCGCGCAAACTATATATATCACACGATAGCAACATAAATCCTCTGTGTAATCCCCATAATGCAAGCACAGGGCGCCGAGTTACAGACGGCAGACCTGCAGGGGAAGGAAGCAGCATCTTCCTTGGCCCTTCGCTCCGATATTCTCTGCGTAttcttaccctccttctctctttattcatgcgcgcatacatgcacgcacgcactcacgcacgcactcacgcacgcacacacacgcacatacacgtacctATTAAGATAGGCAAATGGAGAGATATTGATTTTTTCAGacctttatcttatatttttttttttttatgaacgctAAATAAAAGGCTCATTTAATATCTAATGACGtagtttcattataattatcagcattattactattactatcattttcagatCAGATGCAGTGATATACGAGGTTATAAAAAAACGTTGCCTTGTGAGCATCAGTTGCTTTCAAACATTCATATGAACAGGCAACATTATTTTCTATTGTAAAAGATATTTTCTGGAACAATTTCATaccaagaaaggaaaaatatcggCACACTTTCTCAATTCctaattttatcatttattctgcTCGAGAAACTGCAATATCCATAGTGAATAAGCAATGTTCGGTTTCTTACTTGTGTATATTTACCATGGCATCTTGTGTTAAAATGAATCCCTGGCACTCGCAATTCCTGACTGAAATAGAATACAGTTGGAAATCCATATATGAAccggaggcgtgtgtgtgtgtgtgtgtgtgtgtgtttatatgaatgtatatatatatgcaatcacatacacacaaacacacgcaggcaTATGTATGTGcccgcacatacatacagacacatacacacacatacacacacacacacacgtatatatgtgtgtgtgtgtatatatatatatgtatatatatcattttttttttcttttctttttttcaacagccattcattccactgcagggcataggcctctctcaggtcACTACTgaaatgttatatggcagtgtcaaccttgcctgattggatgcccttcctaatcaaccgcggttcggcgggctaacacttgtgccacggcagtgacttcacctacgacacctgcatttgacttctcaaggcgagatgtcgttttctcgggctcgagccagcagtcagagcgcaggcattttttagtccagtgctctaaccactggacccgcaggtgtgtgtgtgtgtgtgtgtttttctgtgtgtctgaatgtatgtgcgggcacatacatatgtgtgtgtgtgtatgtgtgtgagtgtgtgtatacatatttttatatacatatatatacttatatatatgtatatataaatatatatatatgtatatatatatatatacatatgtgtgtgtgtgtttgttcgtgcgtgtgcatttgtgtgtatgtatttctttgtgcacacgcacacacacacacacacacacacacacacacacacacacacacacatacacacacacacacacacacacgcacgcacgcacgcacgcacacacacacacatacacacacacacacaaacatatatatatatatatatatatatatatatatataatatatatatgcatatatctatctatcaatata of Penaeus chinensis breed Huanghai No. 1 chromosome 37, ASM1920278v2, whole genome shotgun sequence contains these proteins:
- the LOC125045372 gene encoding mucin-1-like; amino-acid sequence: MATRDRRNHVKVKNIRLVTFNDQWPSVPFIETKDINDIKGHRGIRRDTEGHAGTPRETQGHRGTLRDTEGHAGAPRDMQGHRGTRRGTEGHAGTPMNTQGHRGTRRDTEGHAGTPMNTQGHRRTRRDTDEHAGTPMDTQGHRGTRRDTDGHAGAPRDTQGHRWTRRGTEGHAGTPMDTQGHRGTCRDTEGHAGTRRGTEGHAGTPRDTQGHAGTHKDALARSIREI